Proteins found in one Actinokineospora alba genomic segment:
- a CDS encoding chorismate mutase — translation MSENTVKPSIELPAPEEVAELRKEIDELDREILRLVKRRAEVSQTIGAARMAAGGPRIVVNREMDVVARYRELGPAGRTLAMALLDLGRGRLGR, via the coding sequence ATGTCCGAGAACACGGTCAAACCCAGCATCGAGCTTCCCGCCCCCGAGGAAGTCGCCGAGCTGCGCAAGGAAATCGACGAGTTGGACCGAGAGATCCTGCGCCTGGTGAAACGCCGGGCCGAGGTCTCGCAGACGATCGGCGCCGCGCGCATGGCCGCGGGCGGACCGCGCATCGTGGTCAACCGTGAGATGGACGTCGTCGCGCGCTACCGCGAACTCGGTCCCGCGGGCCGCACGCTGGCGATGGCGCTGCTCGACCTCGGCCGCGGCCGACTCGGCAGGTAG
- the pcrA gene encoding DNA helicase PcrA, producing the protein MEALFDLPTTEPAAPRRQSGSAALLDDLNDQQRRAVEHIGSPLLVVAGAGSGKTRVLTRRIAYLLGERNVHPGQVMAITFTNKAAAEMKERVADLVGRRANAMWVSTFHSMCVRVLRREAKTLGMTSSFSIYDADDSRRLITLVARDLDLDPKRYPARTLSIHISNLKNELIGPEQASSAAANDLERRVAEVYVEYQSRLRQANAMDFDDLIMRTVELLQGFPDVAEYYHRRFRHVLVDEYQDTNHAQYTLVRELVGRGTDGLPPAELCVVGDADQSIYAFRGATIRNIVEFERDYPNATTVMLEQNYRSTQTILNAANAVISRNPDRRDKRLWTALGDGEKIVAYVGDNEHDEASFVAREIDQLVDAGIANNCDVAVFYRTNNQSRVFEEIFIRMGLPYKVVGGVRFYERREVRDALAYLRVLANPEDTVSLRRILNVPRRGIGDRAEACVSTHADRERISFAAALNDAAVGKVALLNPRSQRAIAGFVELIDGLRRFVDDGQDVAEILDAVLDQTGYRAELEASDDPQDASRLENLTELVTVAREFTEAPADEPPPDAVDSATVGPEAGSLAAFLERVSLVADADQVPDPDDESGGMVTLMTLHTAKGLEYPVVFSTGWEDGIFPHMRALSDPTELAEERRLAYVGITRARERLYLSRAIVRSAWGQPMTNPASRFFDEIPADLIDWRRMGPDRSSPSRATTWGSRATGAGRAGLRPAPSKGWQDTAALTLDVGDRVNHDKYGLGTVVATDGTGPRATATIDFGTAGTIRLMLIGSVPLVKL; encoded by the coding sequence ATGGAAGCACTCTTCGACCTCCCCACCACCGAGCCCGCCGCGCCCCGCCGCCAGTCCGGCTCCGCAGCGCTCCTCGACGACCTCAACGACCAGCAGCGGCGCGCCGTCGAGCACATCGGCAGCCCGCTGCTCGTGGTCGCGGGCGCGGGCTCGGGCAAGACCAGGGTGCTGACCCGGCGTATCGCGTATCTGCTCGGGGAACGCAACGTCCATCCCGGCCAGGTCATGGCGATCACCTTCACGAACAAGGCCGCGGCCGAGATGAAGGAGCGCGTCGCCGACCTCGTCGGCAGGCGGGCCAACGCGATGTGGGTGTCGACGTTCCACTCGATGTGCGTGCGGGTGCTGCGCCGCGAGGCCAAGACGCTGGGGATGACGTCGAGCTTCTCCATCTACGACGCCGACGACTCGCGTCGCCTCATCACGCTGGTCGCGCGCGACCTCGACCTCGACCCGAAGCGCTACCCGGCGCGCACGCTGTCGATCCACATCTCGAACCTCAAGAACGAGCTGATCGGCCCCGAGCAGGCGTCGTCCGCCGCGGCCAACGACCTGGAGCGCCGCGTCGCCGAGGTCTATGTGGAGTACCAGAGCAGGCTGCGCCAGGCCAACGCGATGGACTTCGACGACCTGATCATGCGCACGGTCGAGCTGCTGCAGGGTTTCCCGGACGTCGCCGAGTACTACCACCGGCGTTTCCGTCACGTCCTTGTCGACGAGTACCAGGACACCAACCACGCCCAGTACACGCTGGTGCGCGAGCTGGTCGGCCGCGGCACCGACGGCCTGCCGCCCGCCGAACTCTGCGTCGTCGGCGACGCCGACCAGTCGATCTACGCCTTCCGCGGCGCCACCATCCGCAACATCGTCGAGTTCGAGCGCGACTACCCGAACGCGACGACGGTCATGCTGGAGCAGAACTACCGCTCCACGCAGACCATCCTCAACGCCGCCAACGCGGTCATCTCGCGCAACCCGGACCGGCGCGACAAGCGCCTGTGGACCGCGCTCGGCGACGGCGAGAAGATCGTCGCCTACGTCGGCGACAACGAGCACGACGAGGCGTCGTTCGTCGCGCGCGAGATCGACCAGCTGGTCGACGCGGGCATCGCGAACAACTGCGATGTGGCCGTGTTCTACCGGACGAACAACCAGTCCCGGGTGTTCGAGGAGATCTTCATCCGGATGGGACTGCCGTACAAGGTCGTCGGCGGCGTCCGCTTCTACGAGCGGCGCGAAGTCCGGGATGCCTTGGCGTACTTGAGGGTTCTCGCGAACCCGGAGGACACGGTCAGCCTCCGCCGCATCCTCAACGTTCCTCGCCGCGGCATCGGCGACCGCGCGGAAGCGTGCGTCTCCACCCATGCCGACCGCGAGCGGATCTCCTTCGCCGCCGCGCTGAACGACGCCGCCGTGGGCAAGGTGGCGCTGCTGAACCCGCGCTCCCAGCGCGCGATCGCGGGCTTCGTCGAGCTGATCGACGGCCTGCGCCGCTTCGTCGACGACGGCCAGGACGTCGCCGAGATCCTCGACGCCGTCCTCGACCAGACCGGGTACCGCGCCGAACTCGAAGCCAGCGACGACCCGCAGGACGCCTCGCGGCTGGAGAACCTCACCGAGTTGGTGACGGTCGCCCGCGAGTTCACCGAGGCCCCAGCCGACGAGCCGCCACCGGACGCGGTCGACTCCGCCACGGTCGGCCCGGAGGCGGGCTCGCTGGCCGCCTTCCTGGAGCGCGTGTCCCTGGTGGCCGACGCCGACCAGGTGCCGGACCCGGACGACGAGTCCGGCGGCATGGTCACGCTGATGACCCTGCACACGGCCAAGGGCCTGGAATACCCGGTGGTGTTCTCCACGGGCTGGGAGGACGGCATCTTCCCGCACATGCGCGCGTTGAGCGATCCCACGGAACTCGCCGAGGAGCGCCGCCTCGCGTACGTGGGCATCACGCGCGCCCGCGAGCGCCTCTACCTGTCCCGCGCGATCGTCCGGTCGGCCTGGGGTCAGCCGATGACCAACCCGGCTTCGCGGTTCTTCGACGAGATCCCCGCGGACTTGATCGACTGGCGGCGGATGGGTCCGGACCGCTCAAGTCCGAGCCGGGCCACCACGTGGGGCTCTCGGGCCACCGGAGCGGGCCGCGCCGGGCTGCGTCCGGCGCCGTCCAAGGGCTGGCAGGACACCGCGGCGCTGACGCTGGACGTGGGCGACCGGGTCAACCACGACAAGTACGGCCTGGGCACTGTCGTCGCCACCGACGGCACCGGCCCGCGCGCGACGGCCACGATCGACTTCGGCACCGCCGGAACGATCCGCCTGATGCTGATCGGCAGCGTCCCCTTGGTGAAGCTCTAA